The genomic region GCGCCCTCCCCTCCGTGCTGGCAGGCTCGCACCGCACGGGGTGAGGCGGCCTCACCCGAAAGAGGTGGCTCCGCGGGCCGGGTCGGCGCGCCGCCGGGAGGGCAGCCGGGTCTCAGTCGGCCTCGACGAGGCCGCGGACGTAGGCCGCCTGCCCGACGTGCTGGAGGTCGTCCTCGGCGACGCTGACCAGCCGGACCCCGAGCGTCACCGGCGGATCCCACGCCTCGTCGACCACCCGGTCCAGGTCCGCCGGCCGGAGCCCGGCCAGGAACGTCCGGGTCCGGGTGTGGACCGCCTCGTGGTAGTCGAGCAGTGCCTGGGCGCTCTCCGGCCGCACGGCGGCCACCTGCTCGGCGGTGTGCGCGTAGCCCGTGTCGTGCGGATCGGCGACGGCGAGCCCGAAGCGGCCGGCCCAGTCACCGGTCACCCAGATCTGGTCCGTCCCCATCACGTCGGCGAGGTGGTCGTCCTGCACGCGGGTCAGGTGCCAGACCAGCCAGCCCACCGGGTTGGCGCCCGGCCCGGGCGCCCGGCGCAGCTGCTCGGGCGTGAGGCCGTCGACCGCCGCGCGGACGAGGTCGGGCAGCCGGTCGTACGTCTCGGTCAGCAGGTCGCTCACGTCCACTGGTCCATCCTCCTGGGTTCGGCCGGTCCCGGTCCTGTACCGCCACCACCGCGTCGGCAAACCCGGCCGCTACCGTGATCCCGTGGTTGCGGCGCTGGAGCTCTACCTGGACACCGACGCGACGCGGCGGATCCGGGTGCTGTGGGACGCGCTGGAGTCCGAGGGTGTGCAGAGCATGCGTTCGCTGCTGGAGCAGCGGCACCGGCCGCACGTGTCGCTCGCCGTGGCGCCCCGGTTCGACCCCGAGCGGGTCGCCGCGGCGCTGGACGGGCTGGTGGTGGCCGCGCCGCTGCGGCTGTTGTTCCAGCACGCCGGGCAGTTCGTCGGCCGGGTGCTCTGGCTCGGCGCGACGCCCACCGCCGAGTTGCTGGCCCACCACCGGGAGGTGCACGACCGGCTCACCACGGCCGGCATCACCCTGGTGGAGCACTACCAGCCGGGGCGCTGGGTGCCGCACTGCACGCTGTCCATGCGGGTGCCCAACACGTTGATGGCCGCGGCCGTGCGCCGCTGCCTGGAGGTGCTGCCGCTGGCGGCGACGGTGGTCGGCGCGGCGCTCACCGACCACGCCCGCGGGATCTCCTGCCCACTACCCTGAGCACTCTTTCCGTCACGGAAAGTCGGGTAATGGAAACCGGCTGTCCCGCGGCGTCCCGACGTGCGATGGTTCGTGTGAGCTGTGTCACCCCGCGACCGGTCGGTCGGTCGGCGTGGCGGCCCGCGTGCAATGGCGGACCCGGCGGTCACCGGGGCGCAGCGGCAACGAGGAGGGCAGTGCCATGCAGGTGCAACGCAGCGCGCCATCGATCGAGGACGCCCGGACGAACGACGACCCCCAGGTCGCCGGGACGACCGGGGCGTCCACCCCGCTGGCGGTCTGGGCCGCTTCCGCCCTGCAAGGCCGGATCGGTGCGGACGACGACGACGTCGAGGACGAGCGGCACATCCTCCGCGGCTTCGAATAGGCGCGGCCGGCGCGC from Micromonospora sp. WMMD812 harbors:
- a CDS encoding DinB family protein; its protein translation is MDVSDLLTETYDRLPDLVRAAVDGLTPEQLRRAPGPGANPVGWLVWHLTRVQDDHLADVMGTDQIWVTGDWAGRFGLAVADPHDTGYAHTAEQVAAVRPESAQALLDYHEAVHTRTRTFLAGLRPADLDRVVDEAWDPPVTLGVRLVSVAEDDLQHVGQAAYVRGLVEAD
- a CDS encoding 2'-5' RNA ligase family protein, with the protein product MVAALELYLDTDATRRIRVLWDALESEGVQSMRSLLEQRHRPHVSLAVAPRFDPERVAAALDGLVVAAPLRLLFQHAGQFVGRVLWLGATPTAELLAHHREVHDRLTTAGITLVEHYQPGRWVPHCTLSMRVPNTLMAAAVRRCLEVLPLAATVVGAALTDHARGISCPLP